One genomic segment of Euwallacea fornicatus isolate EFF26 chromosome 18, ASM4011564v1, whole genome shotgun sequence includes these proteins:
- the Mvk gene encoding uncharacterized protein Mvk isoform X1, translating into MSSLPSNISNFKKLAGGIEFSVSAPGKVILHGEHSVVYGKLAVAASLDLRTKIHLIEIDSPNNYNIKFLPLNFEKNLDLSEIQKRLLNNFPSSSVSQKSDFNWCSPYLINHEEHFKLIEEVADSLLKDKINPVDVITFKAIKSMFYLFSGILASTNITLNPLCITIDSELSMGAGTGSSASFSVALAGLFIRYLKLKTRNLENVSLPEFKSFAWDKRDIEDSSKFNMREFEAISDWAFCSEKIYHGTPSGLDNTICTYGSLVKFRKNHSTTQITLNTPINLLLVNTKVPRETSKLVGHVAVLKNLFPNVIEPVLDAMDSLTVNAVDAVKKIDSAAALGDADKLEKGFDEWKTLIQINHSLLTALGVSHPKLEEINMILSKNGLIGKLTGAGGGGFAISILPPSFDPEAVIRILKEHDFGVILTKLGGAGVRVD; encoded by the exons ATGAGCTCACTTCCTAgtaatatttctaattttaagaaattagcTGGAG GCATTGAATTCAGCGTTTCAGCTCCAGGAAAAGTAATTCTCCATGGAGAACATTCAGTGGTATATggaaaattggctgtagccgCCAGTTTGGATTTAAGAACCAAAATACACCTAATAGAAATCGATTCCCCTAATAATTACAATATAAAATTCCTTCCCCTCAACTTTGAAAAGAACTTAGATTTAAGT GAAATCCAAAAGCGTTTGTTAAACAATTTCCCATCATCTTCAGTCTCCCAAAAGTCAGACTTCAACTGGTGTTCACCCTATTTAATCAACCATGAAGAacactttaaattaattgaagaaGTAGCGGACTCTTTATTGAAAGACAAAATTAACCCCGTGGACGTTATCACTTTTAAAGCCATAAAGAGCATGTTTTACTTGTTTTCGGGAATTTTAGCTTCGACCAATATAACTCTGAATCCCTTATGTATTACTATAGATTCAGAGCTTTCTATGGGTGCAGGAACTGGAAGTTCCGCAAGCTTTTCGGTTGCCC TTGCTGGACTTTTTATTCGCtatttgaagttaaaaacTCGTAATTTAGAAAACGTCTCTTTGCCCGAATTTAAAAGCTTTGCTTGGGATAAACGTGATATTGAAGATAGCAGCAAGTTTAACATGAGAGAATTTGAGGCAATATCAGATTGGGCTTTCtgtagtgaaaaaatttatcatgGGACTCCCTCAG GCCTGGACAACACGATTTGTACCTACGGGAGTTTGGTAAAATTCCGTAAAAATCACTCGACAACTCAAATTACTTTGAACACTCCAATAAATTTGCTCTTAGTTAATACAAAGGTACCCAGGGAGACTTCAAAATTAGTTGGACATGTTGCtgttcttaaaaatttgtttccaaaTGTGATCGAGCCGGTTTTGGATGCAATGGATAGTTTGACTGTTAATGCTGTTGATGCTGTGAAGAAAATTGATAGTGCTGCTG CTTTAGGCGATGCGGATAAACTGGAAAAAGGTTTCGATGAATGGAAAACGTTGATTCAAATTAACCACAGCTTATTGACCGCTTTAGGAGTGTCGCATCCAAAACTTGAAGAAATCAACATGATCCTAAGCAAGAATGG CTTAATAGGAAAGCTTACAGGTGCCGGAGGAGGAGGTTTCGCAATTTCGATTCTTCCACCTTCTTTCGATCCGGAAGCAGTAATAAGGATACTAAAGGAACACGATTTCGGCGTTATTTTGACTAAACTGGGAGGCGCAGGGGTGCGGGTTGactga
- the Mvk gene encoding uncharacterized protein Mvk isoform X2: protein MSSLPSNISNFKKLAGGIEFSVSAPGKVILHGEHSVVYGKLAVAASLDLRTKIHLIEIDSPNNYNIKFLPLNFEKNLDLSEIQKRLLNNFPSSSVSQKSDFNWCSPYLINHEEHFKLIEEVADSLLKDKINPVDVITFKAIKSMFYLFSGILASTNITLNPLCITIDSELSMGAGTGSSASFSVALAGLFIRYLKLKTRNLENVSLPEFKSFAWDKRDIEDSSKFNMREFEAISDWAFCSEKIYHGTPSGLDNTICTYGSLVKFRKNHSTTQITLNTPINLLLVNTKVPRETSKLVGHVAVLKNLFPNVIEPVLDAMDSLTVNAVDAVKKIDSAAGDADKLEKGFDEWKTLIQINHSLLTALGVSHPKLEEINMILSKNGLIGKLTGAGGGGFAISILPPSFDPEAVIRILKEHDFGVILTKLGGAGVRVD from the exons ATGAGCTCACTTCCTAgtaatatttctaattttaagaaattagcTGGAG GCATTGAATTCAGCGTTTCAGCTCCAGGAAAAGTAATTCTCCATGGAGAACATTCAGTGGTATATggaaaattggctgtagccgCCAGTTTGGATTTAAGAACCAAAATACACCTAATAGAAATCGATTCCCCTAATAATTACAATATAAAATTCCTTCCCCTCAACTTTGAAAAGAACTTAGATTTAAGT GAAATCCAAAAGCGTTTGTTAAACAATTTCCCATCATCTTCAGTCTCCCAAAAGTCAGACTTCAACTGGTGTTCACCCTATTTAATCAACCATGAAGAacactttaaattaattgaagaaGTAGCGGACTCTTTATTGAAAGACAAAATTAACCCCGTGGACGTTATCACTTTTAAAGCCATAAAGAGCATGTTTTACTTGTTTTCGGGAATTTTAGCTTCGACCAATATAACTCTGAATCCCTTATGTATTACTATAGATTCAGAGCTTTCTATGGGTGCAGGAACTGGAAGTTCCGCAAGCTTTTCGGTTGCCC TTGCTGGACTTTTTATTCGCtatttgaagttaaaaacTCGTAATTTAGAAAACGTCTCTTTGCCCGAATTTAAAAGCTTTGCTTGGGATAAACGTGATATTGAAGATAGCAGCAAGTTTAACATGAGAGAATTTGAGGCAATATCAGATTGGGCTTTCtgtagtgaaaaaatttatcatgGGACTCCCTCAG GCCTGGACAACACGATTTGTACCTACGGGAGTTTGGTAAAATTCCGTAAAAATCACTCGACAACTCAAATTACTTTGAACACTCCAATAAATTTGCTCTTAGTTAATACAAAGGTACCCAGGGAGACTTCAAAATTAGTTGGACATGTTGCtgttcttaaaaatttgtttccaaaTGTGATCGAGCCGGTTTTGGATGCAATGGATAGTTTGACTGTTAATGCTGTTGATGCTGTGAAGAAAATTGATAGTGCTGCTG GCGATGCGGATAAACTGGAAAAAGGTTTCGATGAATGGAAAACGTTGATTCAAATTAACCACAGCTTATTGACCGCTTTAGGAGTGTCGCATCCAAAACTTGAAGAAATCAACATGATCCTAAGCAAGAATGG CTTAATAGGAAAGCTTACAGGTGCCGGAGGAGGAGGTTTCGCAATTTCGATTCTTCCACCTTCTTTCGATCCGGAAGCAGTAATAAGGATACTAAAGGAACACGATTTCGGCGTTATTTTGACTAAACTGGGAGGCGCAGGGGTGCGGGTTGactga